One Massilia sp. 9096 genomic window carries:
- a CDS encoding response regulator, translating to MLFSQGRSLPSIRSKLIILVLACAAPIVAGYLAFAHDADRRERAHIAQDADMIVRALAAAVDRDLDSAATAARVLANQSSLATGDLAAFQMAARRLLRPEFPVAGFELSGADGRALLDARHPLGAAPPDNGNEADVRAVFASGNAVTSGLHRASPGQPWLASITVPVWRDGRVAYALSVELRPQRLNALLAGQQLPESWNARIFDNHQRLVARSGPAERGIGMPIRPELAQALAHADLGQVALLGRDAGRVYIAYARTLGHGWAVTIGYPYHAEREILGTDPATSLAGIGAMLALSLTLAWVIGGGIARSVRALTGPAAALGRGEALAIPPLAIREAASVAAALRQVEGELQQYRAGLEALVAERTKELRRSSALLSTVYASAPVGLAYLDADLRIVMVNDYLAAVNALTASAHIGRTLPELLGERGVHFEAPYRRVLASGRALIDVEDSVEVPAEPGVMRYWICSYYPVYGPERELAGINAVVLDITERKLQEQRERDNQELFRALFEGAGDAQVLLVPEAGFISANPAAVKLYGCASLEELLAMSPANTSPELQPNGRRSSELAHETMMRALAQGGCHFEWLHQRRDGSLFHADVLLTAVDMGGRRILQGTIRDITARVETELRLERSERMVRAITDHLPGLVGYWDAGLRCRFANRPYLEWLGRSVEEVIGHTAAELMDAEQMFQVQPYLDGVLAGRAQFFERRLQRRGYDKVIYAWGSYIPDLDLEGRVRGFYMLHADVTELKGTQSRLEQALRAAEAASSAKGEFLANMSHEIRTPMNAIIGLARLLEEAQLGRRERGYVARIGMAAKSLLSMLNDVLDYSKVEAGQLALERTAFRLDDVLSGIALLTATSAWNKGIEPVFAVAPDVPRHLLGDPMRLEQVLLNLVGNAIKFTESGEVVLSIRVEAQDAGSEDSGVRLAFSVRDSGIGIALAQQQRMFEAFSQADSSTSRKYGGTGLGLAISRRLVDLMGGHLDVDSRPGEGATFGFSAAFALAPAPGPMQGPDAAPPAAHAGAALHVLVADDNASSRAALAAMLRARGWQVDVAAGGVEALALLAHGAYCLAFIDSAMPDLDGASVLARSRAHAGAPPRVALMAADPDHERLDAMAADLRVDALLAKPFTPQAVDAAAAALLGAVPDEPSHPLRVGSALAARLAGLRVLVVEDNPLNQEVAQFVLAQAGATVDFAGNGRIGVDLLAGGMRYDAVLMDLQMPVMDGFEATGAIRRLGLPVPIVAMTANAFEDDRRRALGAGMDAWVAKPIDVDELVATLARVTGRAAGAAPAQAPVAAPAAAPALPGIDLAAALPRIRGDVKVLAELLARFAASHADDAERIRAELAEGRRTRAAQAAHRLHGVAANLGASEVARLAAELEQRLPSGDTAALESRLAGLDAALGVVRASAQTLAAAHAPGVDAAGARPADDPDLPRALAQLVDLLQNNNMKAMALWESLRPTLQRLAPHAEAVLADAVAELRFDDAAGTLRELMTTMETG from the coding sequence TTGCTGTTTTCACAAGGTCGTTCTTTACCCTCCATCCGTTCCAAGCTGATCATCCTGGTGCTGGCCTGCGCCGCGCCGATCGTGGCCGGCTACCTCGCTTTCGCCCACGACGCCGACCGGCGCGAGCGGGCCCACATCGCCCAGGACGCGGACATGATCGTGCGTGCGCTCGCGGCCGCGGTCGACCGCGACCTGGACAGCGCGGCCACCGCCGCGCGCGTGCTGGCCAACCAGAGCAGCCTGGCGACCGGCGACCTGGCCGCTTTCCAAATGGCCGCACGCCGCCTGCTGCGGCCCGAATTCCCGGTCGCCGGCTTCGAGCTGAGCGGCGCCGACGGCCGCGCCCTGCTCGACGCCCGTCATCCGCTCGGCGCCGCGCCGCCGGATAACGGCAACGAGGCCGACGTGCGCGCCGTGTTCGCCTCCGGCAATGCCGTGACCTCGGGCCTGCACCGCGCCAGCCCCGGCCAGCCGTGGCTGGCCTCGATCACGGTGCCGGTCTGGCGCGACGGCCGGGTGGCCTATGCGCTCTCGGTCGAATTGCGCCCGCAGCGGCTGAACGCGCTGCTGGCAGGCCAGCAACTGCCTGAGAGCTGGAATGCACGCATCTTCGACAACCACCAGCGCCTGGTGGCCCGCAGCGGCCCAGCCGAACGGGGGATCGGCATGCCGATCCGTCCCGAACTGGCGCAGGCGCTGGCCCACGCCGACCTCGGCCAGGTCGCGCTGCTCGGGCGCGACGCCGGGCGCGTCTACATCGCCTACGCGCGCACGCTGGGGCACGGCTGGGCGGTGACGATCGGCTACCCCTACCACGCCGAGCGCGAGATCCTCGGCACCGATCCGGCCACGAGCCTGGCCGGGATCGGCGCCATGCTGGCGCTGAGCTTGACGCTGGCTTGGGTCATCGGCGGCGGCATCGCACGTTCGGTGCGCGCGCTGACCGGGCCGGCGGCGGCGCTCGGCCGCGGCGAAGCGCTGGCGATTCCGCCGCTGGCGATCCGCGAAGCGGCATCGGTGGCCGCCGCGCTGCGCCAGGTCGAAGGCGAGCTGCAGCAGTACCGCGCCGGCCTGGAAGCGCTGGTGGCCGAGCGCACCAAGGAACTGCGCCGCTCCAGCGCGCTGCTGTCCACCGTGTACGCCAGCGCGCCGGTCGGCCTGGCCTACCTCGACGCCGACCTGCGCATCGTGATGGTCAACGACTACCTGGCGGCGGTCAACGCGCTGACGGCCTCCGCCCACATCGGGCGCACGCTCCCCGAGCTGCTGGGCGAGCGCGGGGTGCACTTCGAGGCGCCCTACCGGCGCGTGCTGGCCAGCGGGCGGGCGCTGATCGACGTCGAGGACAGCGTGGAGGTGCCAGCCGAACCCGGCGTGATGCGCTACTGGATCTGCAGCTACTACCCGGTGTACGGACCCGAGCGCGAACTGGCCGGCATCAACGCGGTGGTGCTCGACATCACCGAGCGCAAGCTGCAGGAGCAGCGCGAGCGCGACAACCAGGAGCTGTTCCGCGCCTTGTTCGAAGGCGCCGGCGACGCCCAGGTGCTGCTCGTGCCCGAGGCCGGCTTCATCAGCGCCAACCCGGCCGCGGTCAAGCTGTACGGCTGCGCCAGCCTCGAGGAATTGCTGGCGATGTCGCCCGCCAACACCTCGCCCGAGCTGCAGCCGAACGGACGCAGGTCGAGCGAACTTGCGCACGAAACCATGATGCGCGCGCTGGCGCAAGGCGGTTGCCATTTCGAGTGGCTGCACCAGCGCCGCGACGGCAGCCTGTTCCACGCCGACGTGCTGCTGACCGCGGTCGACATGGGCGGCCGCCGCATCCTGCAAGGCACCATCCGCGACATCACGGCGCGGGTCGAGACCGAGCTGCGCCTGGAGCGGAGCGAGCGCATGGTGCGCGCCATCACCGACCACCTGCCGGGCCTGGTCGGCTACTGGGACGCCGGCCTGCGCTGCCGTTTCGCCAACCGCCCTTACCTCGAGTGGCTCGGGCGCAGCGTCGAGGAGGTGATCGGCCACACCGCCGCCGAGCTGATGGACGCCGAGCAGATGTTTCAGGTCCAGCCCTACCTCGACGGCGTGCTGGCCGGGCGGGCGCAGTTCTTCGAGCGGCGCCTGCAGCGGCGCGGCTACGACAAGGTGATCTACGCCTGGGGCAGCTACATTCCCGACCTCGACCTGGAGGGCCGGGTGCGCGGCTTCTACATGTTGCACGCCGACGTCACGGAACTGAAAGGCACCCAGTCGCGCCTCGAGCAGGCGCTGCGCGCGGCCGAGGCGGCCAGCAGCGCCAAGGGCGAGTTCCTGGCCAACATGAGCCACGAGATCCGTACGCCGATGAACGCGATCATCGGCCTGGCGCGCCTGCTCGAGGAAGCCCAGCTCGGGCGGCGCGAGCGCGGCTACGTCGCGCGCATCGGGATGGCCGCCAAGTCGCTGCTGTCGATGCTGAACGACGTGCTCGACTACTCGAAGGTCGAGGCCGGCCAGCTGGCGCTCGAGCGCACCGCGTTCCGGCTCGACGACGTCCTGTCCGGCATTGCACTGCTGACCGCCACCAGCGCCTGGAACAAGGGCATCGAACCGGTGTTCGCGGTCGCGCCCGACGTCCCGCGCCACCTGCTGGGCGACCCGATGCGTCTGGAACAGGTGCTGCTGAACCTGGTCGGCAATGCGATCAAGTTCACCGAGTCGGGCGAAGTGGTGCTGTCGATCCGGGTCGAGGCGCAAGACGCGGGCAGCGAAGACAGCGGCGTGCGCCTGGCGTTTTCGGTGCGCGACAGCGGCATCGGCATCGCCCTGGCGCAGCAGCAGCGCATGTTCGAGGCGTTTTCGCAGGCCGACAGCTCGACCAGCCGCAAGTACGGCGGCACCGGGCTGGGCCTGGCGATCAGCCGGCGCCTGGTCGACCTGATGGGCGGCCACCTCGACGTCGACAGCCGCCCCGGCGAGGGCGCGACCTTCGGCTTCAGCGCGGCGTTCGCGCTGGCGCCTGCGCCGGGACCGATGCAGGGGCCGGATGCAGCGCCGCCGGCCGCACACGCCGGCGCGGCGCTGCACGTGCTGGTCGCCGACGACAACGCCAGCAGCCGCGCGGCGCTGGCGGCCATGCTGCGCGCACGCGGCTGGCAGGTCGATGTCGCGGCCGGCGGCGTCGAGGCGCTGGCGCTCCTGGCGCACGGCGCCTACTGCCTGGCTTTCATCGACAGCGCCATGCCGGACCTGGACGGCGCCTCGGTCCTCGCGCGCTCACGCGCTCACGCCGGCGCGCCCCCGCGCGTGGCGCTGATGGCCGCCGACCCCGACCACGAGCGCCTGGACGCGATGGCGGCCGACCTGCGCGTCGACGCCCTGCTGGCCAAGCCGTTCACGCCGCAGGCGGTGGACGCAGCCGCGGCGGCGCTGCTTGGCGCCGTGCCGGACGAACCCAGCCACCCGCTGCGCGTCGGCAGCGCCCTGGCGGCGCGCCTGGCCGGCCTGCGCGTGCTGGTGGTCGAGGACAATCCGCTCAACCAGGAAGTCGCGCAGTTCGTGCTGGCCCAGGCCGGAGCGACGGTCGACTTCGCCGGCAACGGCCGCATCGGCGTCGACCTGCTGGCCGGCGGGATGCGCTACGACGCCGTGCTGATGGACTTGCAGATGCCGGTGATGGACGGGTTCGAAGCGACCGGCGCGATCCGCCGGCTCGGCCTGCCGGTGCCGATCGTGGCCATGACCGCCAACGCCTTCGAGGACGACCGCCGGCGCGCGCTCGGGGCCGGCATGGACGCCTGGGTGGCCAAGCCGATCGACGTCGACGAGCTGGTGGCGACGCTGGCGCGCGTGACCGGGCGCGCGGCGGGCGCAGCGCCGGCGCAGGCGCCCGTGGCGGCGCCGGCGGCCGCGCCGGCCCTGCCCGGCATCGACCTGGCGGCCGCGCTGCCGCGCATCCGGGGCGACGTCAAGGTGCTGGCCGAGCTGCTGGCGCGCTTCGCGGCCAGCCACGCCGACGACGCCGAGCGTATCCGCGCCGAGCTGGCCGAAGGAAGGCGCACCCGCGCCGCCCAGGCCGCGCACCGCCTGCACGGCGTGGCCGCCAACCTCGGCGCGTCCGAGGTGGCGCGCCTCGCGGCGGAACTGGAACAGCGGCTGCCGAGCGGCGACACGGCGGCGCTGGAGTCGCGCCTGGCCGGCCTGGACGCCGCGCTCGGGGTCGTGCGCGCGAGCGCGCAAACGCTGGCCGCGGCGCACGCGCCCGGCGTCGACGCCGCCGGCGCCCGACCCGCAGATGACCCGGATCTGCCACGCGCGTTGGCGCAGCTGGTCGATTTGCTACAGAATAACAACATGAAGGCGATGGCGCTGTGGGAATCCCTGCGCCCCACACTACAACGCCTCGCACCGCACGCAGAGGCGGTCCTTGCCGATGCGGTGGCCGAGCTGCGTTTCGACGACGCCGCCGGCACGCTGCGGGAACTCATGACGACGATGGAGACTGGATGA
- a CDS encoding diguanylate cyclase domain-containing protein: MSWSDLALNGRILVVDDAMENIRILHAALQDEHEVLFALDGPRALEIARTQHPDLILLDAVMPGMDGYALIKELQTASETADIPVIFVTALSSPEDETRALGAGAADFISKPVNAAVVRARVRTQLTVKRQRDALRALVLTDALTGVANRRAFDERLMAEWRRCGRSGLPVALLLVDVDHFKLYNDFYGHPAGDNTLIQVASALRRAAGRTQDLVARYGGEEFAILLPQLDARGAVGVARRLILELERMAIPHAASPTAPYLTASMGISGMIPGEHTIPADLVQVADARLYQAKADGRNRYRAGAGAD, from the coding sequence ATGAGCTGGTCCGACCTGGCCCTGAACGGCCGTATCCTGGTGGTCGACGATGCGATGGAAAACATCCGCATCCTGCATGCCGCCCTCCAGGACGAGCACGAGGTCCTGTTCGCCCTCGACGGTCCGCGTGCGCTCGAGATCGCGCGCACCCAGCATCCCGACCTGATCCTGCTCGACGCGGTGATGCCGGGCATGGACGGCTACGCGCTGATCAAGGAACTGCAGACGGCGTCCGAGACCGCCGACATCCCGGTCATCTTCGTCACCGCGTTGAGCTCGCCGGAAGACGAGACGCGCGCGCTCGGCGCCGGCGCCGCCGATTTCATCAGCAAGCCGGTCAACGCGGCCGTCGTGCGCGCGCGCGTGCGCACGCAGCTGACCGTCAAGCGCCAGCGCGACGCCCTGCGCGCCCTGGTGCTGACCGACGCGCTCACCGGCGTGGCCAACCGCCGCGCATTCGACGAGCGCCTGATGGCCGAGTGGCGCCGCTGCGGCCGGAGCGGGCTGCCGGTGGCGCTGCTGCTGGTCGACGTCGACCACTTCAAGCTGTACAACGATTTTTATGGCCATCCGGCCGGCGACAACACCCTGATCCAGGTCGCGAGCGCATTGCGGCGCGCGGCGGGGCGCACCCAGGACCTGGTGGCGCGCTACGGCGGCGAAGAGTTCGCGATCCTGCTGCCGCAGCTGGACGCGCGCGGCGCCGTCGGCGTGGCCAGGCGCCTGATCCTGGAACTGGAACGGATGGCGATCCCGCACGCCGCCTCGCCGACCGCGCCCTACCTCACCGCCAGCATGGGCATATCTGGCATGATCCCGGGCGAACACACGATTCCCGCCGACCTGGTGCAGGTGGCCGACGCGCGGCTGTACCAGGCCAAGGCCGACGGCCGCAACCGCTACCGTGCGGGGGCGGGCGCGGACTGA
- a CDS encoding acyl-CoA dehydrogenase family protein, protein MDFNFNPEQQQLADALKRWIARDYDFEKRRAIVDSESGVSEAAWSTLVELGLTALPVPQAQGGFDGGAVDLFAVMQELGRGLVVEPYFATVLGARFLALGGGHDAELERVATGELKLACALGERQSRHDLRDIATTATPDGAGWILDGEKKVVLHGFEAGMLVVSSRTGGAQRDEGGISLFLVPRDAPGLRIAGYRMLDGQRGADVVLDGVRVDAAQLVGAAGQGWAILEAAADYGAGLLCFEAVGAMDALFAATLEYLKTRQQFGVPIGKFQALQHRMADMYIHLEQARSMALLAAVRLDGAGADAAEERRKAVAAAKYRVGQAARFVGQQAVQLHGGMGVTDELPAAHYFKRLTTIELTLGDSDHHLARFIERPGFRAQEAA, encoded by the coding sequence ATGGACTTCAACTTCAACCCGGAACAACAGCAGCTGGCGGACGCCCTCAAGCGCTGGATCGCGCGCGACTACGACTTCGAGAAGCGCCGCGCCATCGTCGACTCGGAATCGGGCGTGTCGGAGGCGGCCTGGTCGACGTTGGTCGAGCTCGGCCTGACCGCGCTGCCGGTGCCGCAAGCGCAGGGCGGTTTCGACGGCGGCGCGGTCGACCTGTTCGCGGTGATGCAAGAGCTGGGGCGCGGCCTGGTGGTCGAGCCGTATTTCGCGACCGTGCTCGGCGCCCGATTCCTCGCGCTGGGCGGCGGCCACGACGCCGAACTCGAGCGCGTCGCCACTGGCGAACTGAAGCTGGCCTGCGCGCTCGGCGAGCGCCAGTCGCGCCACGATCTGCGCGACATCGCAACGACAGCCACACCGGACGGCGCCGGCTGGATCCTGGATGGCGAAAAGAAGGTGGTGCTGCACGGCTTTGAAGCCGGGATGCTGGTGGTGTCGAGCCGCACCGGCGGCGCCCAGCGCGACGAGGGCGGCATCAGCCTGTTCCTGGTGCCGCGCGACGCGCCGGGCCTGCGCATCGCCGGCTACCGCATGCTCGACGGCCAGCGCGGCGCCGACGTGGTCCTCGACGGTGTGCGCGTCGATGCGGCGCAGCTGGTCGGGGCTGCGGGGCAGGGCTGGGCGATCCTGGAAGCGGCCGCCGATTACGGCGCCGGCCTGCTGTGCTTCGAGGCGGTCGGCGCGATGGATGCGCTGTTTGCGGCCACGCTCGAGTACCTCAAGACGCGCCAGCAGTTCGGCGTGCCGATCGGGAAGTTCCAGGCGCTGCAGCATCGCATGGCCGACATGTACATCCACCTCGAGCAGGCGCGTTCGATGGCCTTGCTGGCGGCCGTCAGGCTCGACGGCGCCGGCGCGGATGCGGCCGAGGAACGGCGCAAGGCCGTGGCGGCCGCCAAGTACCGGGTCGGCCAGGCGGCGCGCTTCGTCGGCCAGCAGGCGGTCCAGCTGCATGGCGGCATGGGCGTCACCGACGAGCTGCCGGCCGCGCACTATTTCAAGCGCCTGACGACGATCGAGCTGACACTGGGCGACAGCGACCACCACCTGGCGCGCTTCATCGAGCGCCCGGGGTTTCGCGCGCAGGAGGCGGCATGA
- a CDS encoding MaoC family dehydratase: MSGDAKASADWYFEDFYPGQEIDLGTRPVKEDEIIAFASQFDPQPFHVDRAAAAASIYGGVIASGWHTCSMMMRMVVDGLMARSSSMGSPGLDDVRWLAPVRAGDTLHVRYQTVRVKASASKPDRGVVWSKWVASNQHGATVCTVEGMGMFARRQEAGRAKRDGPQSAPAPAR; the protein is encoded by the coding sequence ATGAGCGGCGATGCCAAGGCCAGTGCCGACTGGTACTTCGAAGACTTTTATCCGGGCCAGGAGATCGACCTCGGCACGCGCCCGGTGAAGGAAGACGAGATCATCGCCTTTGCCAGCCAGTTCGATCCGCAGCCCTTCCATGTCGACCGCGCCGCCGCGGCCGCCTCGATCTACGGCGGCGTGATCGCCAGCGGCTGGCACACCTGCTCGATGATGATGCGCATGGTGGTCGACGGCCTCATGGCCAGGTCCTCGAGCATGGGCTCGCCCGGGCTGGACGACGTGCGCTGGCTGGCGCCGGTACGTGCCGGAGACACGCTGCACGTGCGCTACCAGACCGTGCGGGTCAAGGCGTCGGCTTCCAAGCCGGACCGCGGCGTGGTGTGGTCGAAGTGGGTGGCGAGCAACCAGCACGGCGCGACCGTGTGCACGGTCGAGGGCATGGGCATGTTCGCGCGCCGCCAGGAAGCGGGAAGGGCGAAGCGGGACGGCCCTCAGTCCGCGCCCGCCCCCGCACGGTAG
- a CDS encoding GspE/PulE family protein, with protein sequence MARPEKVRLGEILVQQKLLTEEQLNQALADQKRTGRKLGRVFVESSFVTEEQISGALARQLGIPYINLKFYNINQDVVRLLPETQARRFRALVLEDRVETVLVGVSDPTDLFAYDEIARLLKKGIELAVVNETEVLQAIDRIYRRTGEITGLARELEQDLGESGSIDFGALAANPGLEEAPVVKLLQSVFDDAAQVRASDIHIEPQDGRLQIRFRIDGVLHLQTEADIKIATPLALRLKLMADLDISEKRLPQDGRFAVKVRNQRIDVRISTMPTQFGESVVMRLLNQVGMNLRLDAIGMPPRLVERFRAIVQRPNGLVLVTGPTGSGKTTTLYSALAELNSVEKKLITVEDPVEYRLPGINQVQVNDKIELNFARVLRSALRQDPDIVLVGEMRDQETAQIGLRAAMTGHLVLSTLHTNDAASTPLRLMDMGVPRYMVGGSLQAVLAQRLVRVICESCSEPFQAPAPERAWLRAELGDKAGIVPLFHGRGCSHCNGTGYRGRTGVYELLEMTRGVNEAINHPDPSHFLKVAHSEMRGETLRRGAVRLAIQGRTTVAEAMRISNQVDD encoded by the coding sequence ATGGCAAGGCCAGAAAAAGTCCGTCTCGGCGAAATATTGGTGCAGCAAAAGCTGCTGACGGAAGAGCAGCTGAACCAGGCGCTGGCCGACCAGAAGCGCACCGGCCGCAAGCTCGGCCGCGTGTTCGTGGAAAGCAGTTTCGTCACCGAGGAGCAGATCTCGGGCGCGCTCGCGCGCCAGCTCGGCATCCCCTACATCAATCTCAAGTTCTACAACATCAACCAGGACGTGGTGCGCCTGCTGCCCGAGACCCAGGCGCGGCGCTTCCGCGCGCTGGTGCTGGAAGACCGGGTTGAAACCGTGCTGGTGGGCGTGTCCGACCCGACCGACCTGTTTGCCTACGACGAGATCGCGCGCCTGCTGAAGAAGGGCATCGAGCTGGCCGTGGTCAACGAGACCGAGGTGCTGCAGGCGATCGACCGCATCTACCGCCGCACCGGCGAGATCACCGGCCTGGCGCGCGAACTCGAGCAGGACCTGGGCGAATCCGGCTCGATCGACTTCGGCGCGCTGGCCGCCAATCCGGGCCTGGAAGAAGCGCCCGTGGTCAAGCTGCTGCAATCGGTGTTCGACGATGCGGCCCAGGTGCGCGCCTCCGACATCCACATCGAGCCGCAGGACGGACGCCTGCAGATCCGCTTCCGCATCGACGGCGTGCTGCACCTGCAGACCGAGGCCGACATCAAGATCGCCACGCCGCTGGCGCTGCGCCTGAAGCTGATGGCCGACCTCGACATCTCGGAAAAGCGCCTGCCGCAGGACGGCCGCTTCGCAGTCAAGGTGCGCAACCAGCGCATCGACGTGCGTATCTCGACCATGCCGACCCAGTTCGGCGAATCGGTCGTGATGCGTCTGCTGAATCAGGTCGGCATGAACCTGCGACTGGACGCGATCGGCATGCCGCCGCGCCTGGTCGAGCGCTTCCGCGCCATCGTCCAGCGCCCCAACGGCCTGGTGCTGGTGACCGGCCCTACCGGTTCAGGCAAGACCACCACGCTGTACAGCGCGCTGGCCGAACTCAATTCGGTGGAAAAGAAGCTGATCACGGTCGAGGACCCGGTCGAATACCGCCTGCCAGGCATCAACCAGGTGCAGGTCAACGACAAGATCGAGCTGAACTTCGCGCGCGTGCTGCGCTCGGCGCTGCGCCAGGACCCGGACATCGTGCTGGTCGGCGAGATGCGCGACCAGGAAACCGCCCAGATCGGCCTGCGCGCCGCGATGACAGGCCACCTGGTGCTCTCGACCCTGCACACCAACGATGCCGCCTCGACCCCGCTGCGCCTGATGGACATGGGGGTCCCGCGCTACATGGTGGGCGGCTCGCTGCAGGCGGTGCTGGCCCAGCGCCTGGTGCGCGTGATCTGCGAAAGCTGCAGCGAACCGTTCCAGGCGCCCGCGCCCGAGCGCGCGTGGCTGCGTGCGGAGCTCGGCGACAAGGCCGGGATCGTGCCGCTGTTCCACGGGCGCGGCTGCTCGCACTGCAACGGCACCGGCTACCGCGGCCGTACCGGCGTCTACGAACTGCTGGAGATGACGCGCGGCGTGAACGAGGCGATCAACCATCCGGACCCGTCGCACTTCCTGAAGGTCGCGCACAGCGAGATGCGCGGCGAGACCCTGCGCCGCGGCGCGGTGCGCCTGGCGATCCAGGGCCGCACCACGGTCGCCGAAGCGATGCGGATCAGTAACCAGGTCGACGACTGA
- a CDS encoding PEP-CTERM sorting domain-containing protein (PEP-CTERM proteins occur, often in large numbers, in the proteomes of bacteria that also encode an exosortase, a predicted intramembrane cysteine proteinase. The presence of a PEP-CTERM domain at a protein's C-terminus predicts cleavage within the sorting domain, followed by covalent anchoring to some some component of the (usually Gram-negative) cell surface. Many PEP-CTERM proteins exhibit an unusual sequence composition that includes large numbers of potential glycosylation sites. Expression of one such protein has been shown restore the ability of a bacterium to form floc, a type of biofilm.), whose amino-acid sequence MKTTIAAFAVAASLLCPAVASARILEVSFTASQFSARDGAAAPQDPVAGSILFTTPLEDNALPVVLAIDLTIGGHTYAVDDILAGPRGGGYAFGAKASGLDDLMIGSDDFYLYFLGRGQGFGYSTAGSNDSWTTRIISTSTEEIASVPEPGSLALLLIGAGAGAAATLRRRRSA is encoded by the coding sequence ATGAAAACCACCATTGCCGCATTTGCCGTCGCCGCCAGCCTTCTGTGCCCTGCAGTCGCCAGCGCCAGGATCCTCGAGGTCAGTTTCACTGCAAGCCAGTTCAGCGCCAGAGACGGGGCTGCCGCGCCACAAGATCCGGTCGCAGGATCGATCTTGTTTACCACGCCATTGGAGGACAACGCCTTGCCCGTGGTCCTGGCGATCGACCTGACCATCGGCGGCCACACCTACGCGGTCGACGACATCCTCGCCGGGCCGCGCGGCGGCGGCTATGCATTCGGCGCCAAGGCGTCCGGTCTGGACGACCTCATGATCGGCAGCGACGATTTCTATCTCTACTTCCTGGGCCGCGGCCAGGGCTTCGGGTATTCGACGGCGGGCTCGAACGACTCCTGGACCACCCGCATCATCAGCACGAGCACCGAGGAAATCGCCAGCGTCCCCGAGCCGGGCAGCCTGGCGCTGCTGCTGATCGGCGCGGGCGCGGGCGCTGCCGCGACGCTGCGGCGCCGGCGCAGCGCTTGA